In Gracilimonas sp., a single window of DNA contains:
- a CDS encoding Rrf2 family transcriptional regulator, producing MFSASCHYGLQAMFYIASHSTEEKNISLNEIANDKNIPQHFLSKILQLLVKHKLLISMKGPHGGFRLNRAPEEITLIEIVKAIDGLDIFNQCGIGFRECNEEDPCPIHTDYKRIRDHVRDLFETKTLEALTEDILNGDSLAKFTK from the coding sequence ATGTTTTCTGCCTCATGCCATTACGGATTGCAGGCGATGTTTTACATCGCATCTCACTCGACGGAAGAAAAGAATATAAGTCTCAATGAAATTGCCAATGACAAGAATATTCCGCAGCATTTTTTGAGCAAAATATTGCAGCTGTTGGTAAAGCATAAACTTTTGATTTCAATGAAAGGACCACATGGTGGATTTCGGCTTAATCGTGCCCCGGAAGAGATAACACTCATTGAAATCGTTAAAGCTATTGATGGGCTTGACATATTTAACCAATGTGGAATTGGATTCAGGGAATGCAATGAAGAGGATCCTTGCCCGATTCATACAGATTATAAGCGGATAAGGGACCATGTACGAGACCTTTTTGAGACGAAAACCCTGGAGGCACTTACTGAAGATATCCTGAATGGGGATAGTCTCGCAAAGTTTACGAAGTGA